The genomic stretch CGAAGTATCAATTACTTTTCTTGAGCGGCCTATTCAAATGACAAAAGGTATATGAAAGTCGTCCATATTTTACGTCCCATGTTTAGTGATTCTTTGAAGGAATGTCTTTCAAAGAAAATGATGAGAAACAGTCAGTACAGTATCAGATAATTAGAAGCTATTGTTACTTTTAAGAAAATTTAGCAACAAAGTACAtctaattttgttttttttttaaaccgTGTAAAATAAGACATTGATCGTATGCAAAAATAGGCGGTTGGTTCATTATCTCTAAAGCCTAATAAAATTAGGGAACAAATTAGGAAACGTTGGACAAAACAATTTGCGTATAAAAAAGTCTTTACCAAACACGTCTGATTGCATTGGTAATTCACAAAATACGAACACATTTCTATTGCAAAAATGTAATCCCCTTAAATTTACACAAGGGAATTCCCCTAAATTTTTGTTATCTACAATTGCTCTGACCAGTAAATTTGCTTGCATGTAAATATAcgcaaaaataaaacgaaagagaaaaatatgtacatgtgtattcTCTATATGCTCCTTCttgttttcgtttggtttctAGCTGCTTATGAGCTAAGTGTTTTTTTATCTATTtgtgttttgttattttgaaCCGTGCTAAATGGAATAAAATCGTATAAACAAAGTCAAAATGTTTGATTTTCAAACCGTGTAAAAACAGAATTAGGTGTAAACAAATGGCATtctttaaaatacatttttttaatttcattcgaTTCTTAATTTACAGTAACTTTCTTCTTAATTTAAAACCGAACTTGCCTAAAAAACCGCTGTTCTTGAGTGTATGGTGGTGGTCTATCATATCCTATATTGCGTTTGCTGCCAATTTCCGCTTGTGCTGCCCGCTGCACTGGCCGTCTCGTAGGTGGCTTGAGTGGAGTTGTGGGTAGGAGGTGGAGCAACGCCGCCACTGACTGCTCCCGGTGGCCCCGCACTGCCAAAGGAGGCCAGAATGCTGCTGTAGTATGATGCATCGGCTACGGACTCTGACTGATGGGACGGACCCTTTTTCAGCGACTGGTGCAGCGAGGCCTTGCCCTGGTGGCAGTCCAGGGCGTTGGCATTGTTGATTCTGGCCAGATTCGCCAGCGTGAGCGTTGAGTGCGCGTGGACGGAGTTTTGAGCGGccgcaacggcagcggcagagccagGCGGTGGAATGGTGCCGACAGACATGGCTGGAAGGCGCGACAAAGAGCGAGcaacggaggaggaggaggacgaggcaGGTGACTCGGAGAGCTGCAAGGGGCAAGCGTTTTTAGACAAGACAGCTTAGTTTAGGAGCCATAGGTACCACTCGCCTTGCGCTGCTTATGCAAGCCGCTCAGGTCCGCCAGCTTTgggtcaacaacaacaaccccgCCGCCCGCTGCACCAAGAGCCGTTGGTGGTGGCGGCAGCTGGGGTGCCACATGTCTGTGATTGATGTGAGCCTGCAGGTCGCGCTGGGACAGATAAGTGCGTCGACAACCCGTGCTGCCGTACCGACTGCCGCCATGGGTACACATGAAGACGGTGCCCAGGCCGCTCTGCTCAACTCTCAGCACCTTGTCGCTGCATCGAGGACAGCTCTTGATGGGCTCGGCGCGGGCACACTTCAGGCAGAAGACGTGTTTGCATGGTATCATCCGGCCATAGACGAGTATGGGCTTGTCGCACTGATCGCAACAATGGATCATGGGATTTAGTACCTTCTCGCCGATGAGGCTGACTTTGTGGTTCCATTTCAGGCGCAACATCGGCTCCGGTGGCCCGCGCGACAATGTGGTAAAGGTGGGTGCCTCCAGTTGTGATATGTCCGATTCCATGTCAACTGTTGGGGCAAAGCAATGGTTTTTGGAGGTTCAAATAATCCTTTGGGATGGCTTCTTACTCGTTTTGGCCATTACAGGCAAGGCCACCTGCTGCTGAGGCGCCGGCGGCGTCATATCCGCATTTGCTGTGGCCTGTTGCTCCTCCAACACTGTGGCCACCTCCATTTCGTTGTCCTTGTCCAAATCTTGCATGATGGCATCTTCCACATGGTCTGTGCTGGCGGGACTGCCTTCCAGGACGGTTGTATGTGATGCCACGGATGCCGCAGCTCCCGCTTCATAGGCGGCTTCAATCACGCTAGTGTCGTCGATCTTTTTGCCACGACCACGTCCTCGCCCGCGACCCCTGCCACGAGCTCGAGTTCCACGGCCACGTCCACGACCGCGTTTCACTTCTTCGTTATCCATTCGGTTACTTTAAATGAAGTTTATTTGGAAAATTTGCgtgtttttcgtttgttttttgttagaGCTGGgaacagtgtgaccgcggacttatccataaaatataccgtcagaaatataccgaaacatatcgtctcatttaaaaaatataccccaaatatactgacgaattcaagatctattttacatattcctcgtttttgatcttccgtggaatattctcagctatatagatctctcagGTTTGCCCAAATAATTTTCTATGATTGATGAATCGATTTTGATTACGATGACCACCTTTTAAGTacttgcttttgttttgacaaaaacacagtttcaacaaaaatattcaatagTCGCAGTTTGTGACGTCAATGTTGCTGAAATTTGTAGACTCATTTGTTGTCATCATTTGCTGAACAGCTGTTCGTGTCTATTTGTTTATTTCCGATTGTGAAATTgacagaaaatatttaaattaatttaagtACGATGCTGGAGGCACGGTTTGGAGAGACTCTGCTTCTGAAGAAGATCGTGGATGCCCTCAAAGAGATAATCTCGCAGAGCACCTTGGACTGCACCGAGACGGGCATGCAGGTACAGTAACAATCCATTCCAACAAAGGATTTATACACTTTTGATATCCCCCCACTTAGCTGCAGTCTATGGACAATTCTCACGTTTCTCTGGTGGCCCTCAGCCTCCAGACAGAAGGCTTCGAAAAATACCGCTGCGATAGAAATGTCTCTCTTGGTTTGGATCTCAAATCCCTGGCCAAAGTCGTCAAGAGCGCCAGCGGCGATGACGCCGTCACCCTTACTGCGGCTGACAAAGCCGACAAACTGCTCCTTAGTTTCGAGTCGGACAACAAAAGTCGCACAGCGGACTACGAGCTAAAGCTGCTGAATCTGGACCAGGATCATTTGGGCATTCCCGAAACGAACTACGCCTGCATCGTGCAGATGCCATCCAGCGAGTTTGCTCGTATCTGCAGAGACATGAGCATGTTCAGCGAATCTGTGGTGATATCCTGCACCAAGCAGGGCATCAAGTTCTCGGCCAACGGCGACATGGGTTCCGCAAACATTAAGCTTTCCGATACGTCAAAGGGAGACATCACCATAGACGTGGATGAACCCATTACCCAGTCCTTTGCTGGACGCTACCTGAACACTTTCACACGAGCCACACCGCTGTCGGATCGTGTCAAGATTTGTCTAGCACCGGATGTTCCTCTGCTGGTGGAGTACCCTATTGAGGATTATGGGTATATACGTTACTATCTGGCCCCAAAGGTGGATGAAGCAGACGCCTAAAATGTTAAAGAAAACATAATGTGCAATATTTTCACCAAATTCGAAATATTCATCTTactctttttatacccgatactcaaaatgagtataggggtatattagattagtgttgaaagtggatgtgtgtaacatcaGGCGTTTCCGATTtcataatgtatatatattcttgatcagcatcaatagccgagtcgattgagccctgtctgtctgtctgtccgtccctatcagcgcctagggctcaaagactacaagagctagagcaacgaaattttgtattcaGACTTCtatgatatgtcactgttacaagtatattttaaaacttcgccccgcccccaAAAAGGGCTGAAATCTGTGGCagcacaatttcaaagatacgagaaaacagaaaaagcaaaatcgtagagaatgactatataAACTGCATAACCAGATCTAAActagatcgtataattattatagtcAGAATGATGTAAGCAAGTTcgttctttctcgctctgtctctaaCACACGTGTTTCAttgtcggctttgcctattgcaaaaaGTGAACGCCTAGATCTGAGAGACTGTAAGAGCCTgcacaagtatatttcaaatttcGCCCCTCCCCTTTCCgacccgcaaaggacgaaaatgtTCGGCAACAACAGATCTCAGAgcctattaaggctagagcagcaaaatttggtatacacactcctgttagatctcactgttacatgtgtatttcaaaatatataaaataaacaattgtatttatattaaataatttaaattttaaattaatttaagaGGTACCAAGGGAATATTATAGaattaaaatgtttgtcaGATATGCAGAAAATGGTTTAAAAATGGGTGAACAAATATGCCCATACTCCTATTCAATCAAAGGGAGTACTGAAAAAAACTCCAATAATGAAGAAAAATGGATTCATTTTTGAGAtacaattatgtgggcagggctgtgGGTCTTAGTTTGCTAATAGCCGAATATTAAATTTTGGGAATATGATTTCTAATCATGGACAAAACTTAACCAATTGTTGACCAGATGATATTGAAATACTCTCCACGAAAATGATGAATGAAAAATATTAGCGCAGTTTAGGTGGAATGATAATAAGATAAGAATATAATGGACCTACAGgagtttttattattattattttcggcGGCTTAACTCAAGTGGTTAACCActttaaataaagggggcttaagtgggttaagttAGTATTTTCTTCAgcatattttgtatattttggtatatttcttgGGCTCAGACGAAAAATTGGGTCTTAATTGTGTGCCGAATTTCAAGTTTTCTTTGCCTCCTTCGTTCGTCGTTTTGTCGTTTGCCATTTTCTTTTTCCGCAGAACTTCGCCGGTCTGTATTGGATCCTTCTGGATCTGTTAGGTTTTTTCCGTAAAGACgagtttcgagtgctttttgcttttccttcGCATTGCGGCGGCAAGCAGTTGgtaagtttttgtttgtggtgGCTCGAATTTCGCGCGGGTAATTGTAATTTCGAAACTTTACAGCTTGGTTTGATACTTTTTGTCACAACCTCGCAGTATTGTTCTTTGGGAATATTCTAGATTGAGATTCTGGGTTTCAAGTGATTTTGCTTTTCGTGCACATTCCGTTGCCGACACTGTAAGTGCTTTTATATTTTGGGGCCGGCTCAAATTTCGCGCGGCTTATGGTTTCTTATTTTTACAGCTTTGCAGACGATGTCTAACGAGTCGACCGGCATTACCATCAAAGAAGAGGCATCATCAAGCGGTAGTGCACAAACTCCCACAGACGCGAGCAGCGGAGCAGaggtttgttgttgttgtagttgtgtCTTTGCTTTTGCCATTCCGTtacgttgttgctgtttctcagcgtaagaaagagagagaggtaaAAACGAACGGTAAAAGAAATAAGTACAGGGTGACGCATTTCCAGATCAGAGTCGCCATGCACGCCATGGACATGGCGACTAGAAAGaagggggaaaaagagagaatcttaacaaattttaataCGAAAGTATGCGAGATCGAAGCCTTAGAAACGAAAAAGTTACCCTCTGCTTATATTAGAAATGGTCCAAAATGTTTATCCctgaacatttttttgtaattaatttgtaatttttgtttgtttcgtaTTCTAGACAAAGAAACCGGAGAATCAGTCGGAAAAGGCAGAGTCGCAGCTTGCGGGCGGAAGCGGGTCACAAGCAGAGTCCAGCGACAGCCATTTGCAGCGTCTGCAAAGTTTGCGCAAGGAATTGAGCTACATCAGCGAAACGGATTGGATGTACGAGAGCCTGGAAAAGAAGCCGCAACAGTAGAAGAccaacgaaaaacaaaatccaaaatGATTGGATTACTGCGCTATTGGTGGAATAGGGAGGAGCGCGAGCGTGAGCGGAACAAGGAGGTGTTTGAGCGAACGAACAATTTTTTGGATCTCCAGTTGCTCAGAGAGCAACGGCAAAAAGAGTCGTCGTCAAGCAATCTTGACATAGACAACAGCGAGGGGGAAGAGCCTGACGATAAGTTCTGTTCAAGCCGTCAGGGCGTCATCACCTCTCTGACCATGAACGGTGGTGTCATCGATAAGTACATCATCTTCAACGGCCAGGCTTCCGACCATATATATCATCAGCTAGTTGTGGGCTCAGTGGTCGAGTATTTGGGGTACAAGAAGGGGAAAGAGGACTCCCTTAAAGTGGTCAAGATACTCAAGACTATTGAGCAGAACTGGGGAGAAGAGATCACAGATTCAACGGTATGACTCGAGCGATCCAATCCATACCCAAAACAAGAAATATATTAATCGAAGTCCCATTCCCTTTTCAGATAAGCCAGGCGATGGAGGACTTAAAGCTTGAAGACTCTACCTACTTCAAAACGCAGGAGCGTACCATCCACGGCATCGTCATCGGGCGCCAGACATCCACCATCGAACTGGAAACCAGCTCGGGATGTCAACAATTTGACCTGGAGAACGTTGAGATGACATTTGTACCAAAGAAGGGCGACATGGTGACACTCGAGTGCGCTGTCCAGCTGGACGATGGCTATTTGGACAAGCAAGGGGAAATTCTCCAGTTGCTGAAGTTGTTTCCAACACGCATTCTCTCGAACGAAAAACGCCGGGTGGAGCGCTGTTTCCCCGAGTTCGCTGTTCTTGACAACAATGCCTATTTGCTGCGGGAGAATTTCCCCTCTGGTACAGATCTTCACATGGGCGATTACGTCCTGGTTGATCTCATCGAATGTAATTACGTAAGTTGAATATGATGGGATGAATAGAAACACAAAATAAGAATTTTCGCAATAATCCTTACTCTTTCAGTCAAAGTTCACGCTTCGCGCCATCAaagcgaccccgcaggagagtAGCTTTCTGAGAATCAAGAAAGAGAAGACCTATTGCGACGATCGGGCGGTCATCATCACTGGCGCAACCCGCTTCATAACCACTGAGCTGTGGGTGAAACAAAAGGTCACCGTCAAGGTACAAAACAATACGTATCGCAAGTTGGAGCTCCTGGAAGTCCAGCTAGACCATGGCCACACGTCACAGATGAGTGTGATCGAGCCAATTGGCAAAACCAGTATTGCTGTTGACGGCAGCCTTTTGGTGATTCTTGAGGTGGAGGCCCGCTGCATCGGCGAATGGTCGGAGAAATATACCCTGgactttaataattttaaggTGGTGCGCTTTTTCAAGATCATTGCCTGCGACACACAAAAGCAGGCCGACGAAGCAGAGCTTCGTCTGGTTGCCGCCGAAAGTTTTGTGGCCTCTGGCAGATCGGAGAAGCAGCGCAACCGTAGCTATGCCAGACAAGTGTGGAACAAAACATTGGATGTGGTTAGCGGTGAAAGCATATATGCCGGACGACGATTTGTGGTAACCCACATTGGCGGCTTCGAAGTTCCAGAGAGTCTGCGCAATGCCTACCTGAAAGACTGGCGGCAATCGGAAATGTTCGATGAATTGGAGAGATTGTATCCGTGCTCGACAGAGTCCCTGTGCATGGCCAACTATGTGCAGCGCTTCCGTTTCTTCTTGCATTTAGAGGAAATTGAATTGTTCATTAGCATTCGAAACTTTGACAGAGACAGGGCCCACATGGAACGGGACGGGGAGTATCTCTCCCTCACAATCGAGAATCTCGCCGAGCGTCGGCCCTCGCTGGTCGTAGGCGATTGCGTGTATGCCACCGATCCCTGGAAGGACGATAAAAAAACCTACTCTGGCATCATACACAAGGTACTCCACGATCGAGTGTTGCTGAAGTTCAATTCCAACTTCCAGGCGAGTTACAATGGCCAGGACTACCGTCTGGAGTTCTATTTCTCCCGATTTTGCCTTAGAAAGCAACACCACGCCATCAATCAAGTGGTCACCACCATGGGCGAGCAGTTCCTCTTCCCCACCAAGGTGGTCAAGCGCGATCATCCGCAATTGCAGGTGCGCCTCGCTAATGGAGAGGATATGTATCTGTTCGACACGAAGCTGGAGTGGTACAACAAATCCCTAAACAGCATTCAGAAGCGAGCCGTCTTTAATATCCTGCGGGGTGAGGCCACGAACCTGCCATACGTGATCTTCGGTCCGCCCGGAACCGGCAAGACCGTCACCCTGGTGGAGGCGGTGCTGCAGATAGTACGAAACCTACCTAGTTGCCGCATCTTGGTGGCCACACCCTCGAACAGTGCTGCGGATCTCATTACCAAGCGTATCATTGCCAGCAAAGCCCTTGTCGCTGGCGATTTCATTCGAATCGTCTCACAAAATGTGattgagaaggaactcattCCGCCAGAGTTGATGCCCTACTGCGCGACCTTGGACATATGCGCCGATGGAACCGCTGAGAACACCGTAAGTGCATTTCAGTCCATTTCGTTCTTCCATCGCCATCCATCTGAATCCCCGCTCCCGTTTAGATGCTGGTCACCCCTTCGGGTCTGaagctgcgctgccagtggAAGTTTATGGGTACCCATCGCTTGAGCATCGGCACCTGTGCCACTCTGGGAAGCTTTATGCAGATGTCTTTTCCGGGCGGACACTTCACCCACCTGTTTGTGGATGAGGCCGGCCAGACGACCGAGCCGGAAACGTTGATGCCCGCGGCTGTGCTATCCAAGGACCGGGGTCGGGTCATCCTGGCCGGTGATCCGCATCAGTTGGAGCCTATAATAACCAGCAGATATGGAAGTGACTGTGGTTTCAGCATCTCAATGCTGGAGCGCCTGCTGAACACTCGGCCGTATGCCAAGGACCTGGTCGGGTACCCAGACAGCTCTGGATATAATCCCCTTGTGCTAACAAAGCTTTTGCACAATTATCGGGCCCTGCCCTCGGTTATGGCCACATATAGTAAGCTATTCTATGACGATGAATTGATACCCGTGGTATCCGAGGAGGATTCCCGAGAAGTCACCTTGTTGGCCAAAGTGCAGCCCTTACTGGGTACGGGAATGCCTCGTAACCACGGTGTCTGCTTCGTTGGGATTAAGGGGCTGAATCTGCAGGACAACGACTCGCCCTCGTGGTACAATCCGCTCGAAGCCAGGGAACTCTATCTGATGGTCTTATCGCTGTATCGTTCCGGAGTGACTCCCGATCAAATTGGCATTCTGACGCCCTATACGAAACAGGCGAAGACGTTAAGGGGCCTGTTCATGGTCACAGATATTGTCATGCCAAAGATTGGCTCCACTGAAGAGTTTCAAGGACAGGTGAGCATATATGAAGTCTTACGCAATCTGTATAGTATgcaatgtatatatatattgatctATATTACCCAGGAGCGCGACATAATGCTGGTTTCCACCGTACGCTCATCTGAGACGCTTCTCTGCAAAGATGCCGCCCTGGCCCTTGGATTTGTGCGTAGCCGTAAGCGCATGAATGTCGCCATATCGCGCGCCCGCGCTTTGTTGGTTATATACGGAAATCCCCATCTCCTCAGCGTCGACGACAATTGGCGTCATCTCATCACATTCTGCGCGAACAACAATGCCTATTTTGGCTGTGAATTACCCAATTCTTTTCTGCCAGATGATAACGATAATGAAGATGTCGCCTCCGACAACTACGAAGATTGCGAGAATTACGAGAAAACACTTGGGTTCTGAGACTagaattaataaaaatatgacGAATACCTAAAAGCCATAACTTTATTTTCATTGTAACTTTCTTATTAAGGGCACGGGAGTCGTAGACGGCCTGTCTCAACGGCAAAACTACAGCTGCATTCTCGGAGCATTCATGTATACACCGTGCAGAATTTTGGAAGCAGCAAACACGTACTGTGCTCAGCATTTCATGTATTTCATTCTTTGTAAACTCTTGAGGAAGCAGATAACGCACCCGAAGAAGGGCGAGTTGATCTAGCGATGTCCGTATGTCCGTTTCCCTGCCAACTGGCCTTGGTGTTAATAATCAAATATTGCACGCATCTTCATTAATA from Drosophila pseudoobscura strain MV-25-SWS-2005 chromosome 4, UCI_Dpse_MV25, whole genome shotgun sequence encodes the following:
- the Hakai gene encoding E3 ubiquitin-protein ligase Hakai, yielding MDNEEVKRGRGRGRGTRARGRGRGRGRGRGKKIDDTSVIEAAYEAGAAASVASHTTVLEGSPASTDHVEDAIMQDLDKDNEMEVATVLEEQQATANADMTPPAPQQQVALPVMAKTIDMESDISQLEAPTFTTLSRGPPEPMLRLKWNHKVSLIGEKVLNPMIHCCDQCDKPILVYGRMIPCKHVFCLKCARAEPIKSCPRCSDKVLRVEQSGLGTVFMCTHGGSRYGSTGCRRTYLSQRDLQAHINHRHVAPQLPPPPTALGAAGGGVVVVDPKLADLSGLHKQRKLSESPASSSSSSVARSLSRLPAMSVGTIPPPGSAAAVAAAQNSVHAHSTLTLANLARINNANALDCHQGKASLHQSLKKGPSHQSESVADASYYSSILASFGSAGPPGAVSGGVAPPPTHNSTQATYETASAAGSTSGNWQQTQYRI
- the PCNA2 gene encoding proliferating cell nuclear antigen gives rise to the protein MLEARFGETLLLKKIVDALKEIISQSTLDCTETGMQLQSMDNSHVSLVALSLQTEGFEKYRCDRNVSLGLDLKSLAKVVKSASGDDAVTLTAADKADKLLLSFESDNKSRTADYELKLLNLDQDHLGIPETNYACIVQMPSSEFARICRDMSMFSESVVISCTKQGIKFSANGDMGSANIKLSDTSKGDITIDVDEPITQSFAGRYLNTFTRATPLSDRVKICLAPDVPLLVEYPIEDYGYIRYYLAPKVDEADA
- the LOC6903373 gene encoding probable RNA helicase armi → MIGLLRYWWNREERERERNKEVFERTNNFLDLQLLREQRQKESSSSNLDIDNSEGEEPDDKFCSSRQGVITSLTMNGGVIDKYIIFNGQASDHIYHQLVVGSVVEYLGYKKGKEDSLKVVKILKTIEQNWGEEITDSTISQAMEDLKLEDSTYFKTQERTIHGIVIGRQTSTIELETSSGCQQFDLENVEMTFVPKKGDMVTLECAVQLDDGYLDKQGEILQLLKLFPTRILSNEKRRVERCFPEFAVLDNNAYLLRENFPSGTDLHMGDYVLVDLIECNYSKFTLRAIKATPQESSFLRIKKEKTYCDDRAVIITGATRFITTELWVKQKVTVKVQNNTYRKLELLEVQLDHGHTSQMSVIEPIGKTSIAVDGSLLVILEVEARCIGEWSEKYTLDFNNFKVVRFFKIIACDTQKQADEAELRLVAAESFVASGRSEKQRNRSYARQVWNKTLDVVSGESIYAGRRFVVTHIGGFEVPESLRNAYLKDWRQSEMFDELERLYPCSTESLCMANYVQRFRFFLHLEEIELFISIRNFDRDRAHMERDGEYLSLTIENLAERRPSLVVGDCVYATDPWKDDKKTYSGIIHKVLHDRVLLKFNSNFQASYNGQDYRLEFYFSRFCLRKQHHAINQVVTTMGEQFLFPTKVVKRDHPQLQVRLANGEDMYLFDTKLEWYNKSLNSIQKRAVFNILRGEATNLPYVIFGPPGTGKTVTLVEAVLQIVRNLPSCRILVATPSNSAADLITKRIIASKALVAGDFIRIVSQNVIEKELIPPELMPYCATLDICADGTAENTMLVTPSGLKLRCQWKFMGTHRLSIGTCATLGSFMQMSFPGGHFTHLFVDEAGQTTEPETLMPAAVLSKDRGRVILAGDPHQLEPIITSRYGSDCGFSISMLERLLNTRPYAKDLVGYPDSSGYNPLVLTKLLHNYRALPSVMATYSKLFYDDELIPVVSEEDSREVTLLAKVQPLLGTGMPRNHGVCFVGIKGLNLQDNDSPSWYNPLEARELYLMVLSLYRSGVTPDQIGILTPYTKQAKTLRGLFMVTDIVMPKIGSTEEFQGQERDIMLVSTVRSSETLLCKDAALALGFVRSRKRMNVAISRARALLVIYGNPHLLSVDDNWRHLITFCANNNAYFGCELPNSFLPDDNDNEDVASDNYEDCENYEKTLGF